ACTTCGAGCCCGGCACTGTCATCGACGTTGAACTCGTGGGCGGGCCCGACCTGTACTTTCGGGTGGAGACGCCCGCCGGGCAACCGCTCCTTTCTGAAGACCCTTCCGAGGGACGAACGAGTAGCCGAGAGAATGCCGGGCCCTGCTTCTGTGTGGACCTCTGCATCGACGAGGAGCCGGATGACCCGGACCCCGAGGTCTACCCGGTCTTCACCAGCGTAGGGGGGTATGACTTTCAGACAGATATCGACAGTGGCCCGGCGGGCACGGGAGAGACGGTAGGCGGCGGAAGGGCCTTCCACCGCAGCCTTCGGCTGAACGGGATCATGTCGAAGACACTGAACGGGAATCCCCTGGAGTATAAATTTCAGTACCGAGAACGGGGGGCCTCGTCCTGGATGGACGTGACCCCTTCCCAACTCCGCAAGACGAAGATCGGGACGCTCGAGAAGGTCGACACCTCCACCTCGCCGCTGACAATCGACACCAAGGACTACATCGTCGGGGGCGCGCCTGATTCCGACGAGGTGGCCGTCACCCCCAATGGGAACTGGATCCCGATGCCGCAAAAGTCGGGGGTCTTCAGTAGGGATGGATCCTTCGTACCGAACCACAACCAGATCCAACTGGACTCCCGAACGCTGGCGACGTTCACGCCCGCGATCGACCTGACCGGCATTGATGCGGGCGAGAGTGCCGAGGCTCCCTCCGGAGTGTCGCTTGTGCAGAACAAGCATTTCGAGATTAAGATGCTTGTCCGAGAAAATCCTCCCAACTCGAGTCCCAGCGCGTCTACGGAGGTAGGCCACCTCGAGAACATCGCCGTGAACAACCGTCTCTATGATTACGTCCGTCACCCGAACTGGATGAGCGAGACGGTAAACGGCGGACTCGCCGTGGCGATGGTCAACCTCCGAGAGCTGGGAAGCGGCGGGTGTGAGGAGATTCAGGACACCCTGAACGTCGAATTTACCGCGGCGCATCCAAACCTGGGAAATGTCGGGATCAAGGTAGAGGGGCCTGGAGGGCCGTACAGCACCACCCCGACCCCCAGTGACCCGAACGTAAACGGAAGCGCCGACGAAAACCTGCACGGATCCGTCGACTTCCAGAGTATCTCTGGGGGCACGAAGGTGGAGGAGCTGAAAAACTGCGCGTATGTCGTGACCTTATCGGTGGGGGTGCTGCTCACGAATGGCGACCGGGGTCCGGGTAACCGCCACGACCAGATCGCCTTCTGCAAGGGGTAGGCGGGTTTGCTGGAGGGAAGGGAGACCATTCGAAGTGCGAAATGAACGGGATGGGGGCCGGACGGCTTGCCGGCATCGGTGCCTTGCGACTGGAGACGCTCGTTCTCATCTTGTGTCCGGTCGTTATTGCTTTCAATAAGCGCCCCCACCATGCCGTCTCCGTCCCGCCTCCTCCCGATCGTGCTGGCCGTCCTGTTCGTGGTTGCCCCTGCCGGGGCCCAGCCCGCCGACCTGACGCCGGAGCGCTTCTCGTTTGACCCAGACCTTGCCTACGACAGCAGCATCCCCTCGCCCGAGGACGCGCTCGGCTACGACATGGGGACGCAGTTTACCCTCCACGCCGACGCGGTGGACTACCTGCGCACGCTGGCCGACGCGTCCGACCGTGTCCGGATGGGTACCTACGGCGAGACCTACGAGGACCGCACCTTGCCCTATCTCGTCCTCACGAGTGGGGCGAACCAGGGGCGTCTTGATCGGCTCAAGCGCAACAGCCGGCGCCTTTCGGACCCGGCGAGCCTGTCGGCGTCGGCCCGGGACCGACTGCTTCAGAACCAGCCGGTGTTCGTCTCCTACAGCTACAACATCCACGGCAACGAGCCAGCCTCGACGGAGGCGGCCCTGCAGGTGGCCTACCGCCTCGCCGCGGCCCAGGACGATAGTACCCGGGCACTCCTGCGGGACGCAGTCGTGATCATGTATCCCACCGTCAATCCCGATGGCCGTGACCGCTACGCCTACTGGGCCCGCTCGATGCAGCGTGCGCAGGTGGCTACCGAGCCGTCCGACATCGTCCACGACGAGCCGTGGCCGCAGGGGCGGACCAATCACTACTGGTTTGACCTCAACCGCGACTGGGTGTGGAACGTGCACCCTGAGATGGAGGGCCTGACCGGTGTGTACCAGGAGTTCATGCCGCAGGTGCACGCCGACTACCACGAGCAGGGCTACAACGACCACTACTTCACCATGCCCGGCACCACGCCGCGCAATCCGATCCTGCCGGACCGCTACGTGGCCCTGGCCGACACCTTCGGACGCGCCAACGTCGAGGCGTTCGACCAGAACCAGGTCGCCTACTTTACCCGCGAAGCGTTTGACTTCTTCTACCCCAGCTACGGATCCTCCTACCCCAGCGTGATGGGGGGCATCGGTATGCTGACGGAGCAGGCCGGCATTGGGGCGGGCCGGGCCGTCGAGAACAACGACGGCTACACGCTTACCTTCCGCCAGCGCGTTCACGATCACTATGCCACCTCGCTGGCGACGATCGAGGCGTCCGTCGAGAACCGGCGGTCGTTGTTGCAATATGACCTCAACGCCCACTCGCAGGCGAGCAACTCGATCGAAACCGCCGCCTACGTCTTTCCCGACGATCAGGGAACCGGCTACCTCTACGATGTGCTCGACATGCTCCGCCACCACGGCATCGACGTGGAACGCACGACGGAGGCCAGCCGCCTCGACAATGCGCTCGACTACCGCACTGGCGAGCGAACGGATCGTCGGGTGGATGCGGGGGCGTACGTCGTGCCCACCGACCAGCCGCGCCACCTCTTCGTAAACACGCTCCTACAGCGCCAGGTGGCGTTCCAGGACTCGGTGATGTACGACATGTCCACGTGGTCGGCCCCGCTGGCGTACAACCTGGAGGCGTACAGCACCCGCGAGTCGGTCGAGGCAGGAACGGAGTCTGTGGAGACCGCTCCCACACCGGAGGCCAGGGTTACGAATTCCGACGCGCAGTACGCATTCGTCGTGGAGTGGAACCAACGCCACGCCCCCCGCGCCCTGTCGGCCCTCTGGGACGCCGGGTATCGGGTGCGGGCGGCCCACGAGCCGTTCGGCACTGGGGCGCGATCGTTCGGGGCCGGCTCCCTCGTCGTCCTCCTGGGGCGCAATCCGGACCACGACAACCCCGCGGCCGACATGCGGCGCATCGCGTCGGAGGCCGGCGTCGAGATCGTCGGGTTGGATACCGGTCGGATGGCGGAAGGGCCCGATCTTGGCTCAGCCGACAACGCCCCGGTGAAGCCCCCCGAAGTGGGCATGCTCGTCGACCAGCCTTTCTCCACCTACACGAGCGGACAGATCTGGTATCTGTTCGACCAGGAGACCGAGCTGCCCGTGACTCGCATCCGGGCGTCCAACCTGGAGGAGTCGGCGACGGGAGGCGGACGTTATGCCCGCTACGGCAAGGCGTCCCTCGACGAGCTTGATGTGCTCATCCTGCCCGGCGGGTATGGGATTGACGCCGTCTTCGACTCGGCCCGCGTTGAGGACCTGCGCGAGTGGGTGCGTGACGGCGGTACGCTCGTGGGCACCGAAGAGAGTGCCCGGTTCCTGACGGCGGACGCCTCTGGCCTGACCGGCGTGGAGGCAATGCCAGACACGACCAACAGTCCCGTCGGGCCGTACACCTCGTACGCGGCCCGGGACGATTCGAGTGGGCTCGACTACGTGCCCGGGGCGGCCCTTACCGGACGCCTTGACGCCACCCACCCGCTCACGTACGGGATTGGGGACGCGGTCTACACGCTGAAATACGGCGTCTCCGGCCTGGAGCCAAGCCCGGACCTCCAGACGGCCGGCCACTACGGGAGGGACGCCGAAGATCTGCTCGTGAGCGGCTACGCCTCGCAGGAGAATCTGAAACAGATGGCTGGCAAATCGTTCGCCGGTACCGTTGAGATGGGAGAGGGGCGGGTCGTG
This portion of the Salinibacter grassmerensis genome encodes:
- a CDS encoding carboxypeptidase-like regulatory domain-containing protein codes for the protein MRYTFFGHLCGQLCSDCQEDLANATLRLYRPGEGGDETIARATAETKHTHQILDAEEAENKSDRLLTEADLDSEGRFNVVLGEEVDYDGEAIEIDVYFESVPGMPEGAKADPLQVSITTLQPQWRKGEEGARFGWEYCIPERFWCQVRGQFGAWTICGDVTLCETDEPVEGVTVIAFDRDWIQDDEVGVATTDGNGRFRIDYLQQDFEPGTVIDVELVGGPDLYFRVETPAGQPLLSEDPSEGRTSSRENAGPCFCVDLCIDEEPDDPDPEVYPVFTSVGGYDFQTDIDSGPAGTGETVGGGRAFHRSLRLNGIMSKTLNGNPLEYKFQYRERGASSWMDVTPSQLRKTKIGTLEKVDTSTSPLTIDTKDYIVGGAPDSDEVAVTPNGNWIPMPQKSGVFSRDGSFVPNHNQIQLDSRTLATFTPAIDLTGIDAGESAEAPSGVSLVQNKHFEIKMLVRENPPNSSPSASTEVGHLENIAVNNRLYDYVRHPNWMSETVNGGLAVAMVNLRELGSGGCEEIQDTLNVEFTAAHPNLGNVGIKVEGPGGPYSTTPTPSDPNVNGSADENLHGSVDFQSISGGTKVEELKNCAYVVTLSVGVLLTNGDRGPGNRHDQIAFCKG
- a CDS encoding M14 family zinc carboxypeptidase — translated: MPSPSRLLPIVLAVLFVVAPAGAQPADLTPERFSFDPDLAYDSSIPSPEDALGYDMGTQFTLHADAVDYLRTLADASDRVRMGTYGETYEDRTLPYLVLTSGANQGRLDRLKRNSRRLSDPASLSASARDRLLQNQPVFVSYSYNIHGNEPASTEAALQVAYRLAAAQDDSTRALLRDAVVIMYPTVNPDGRDRYAYWARSMQRAQVATEPSDIVHDEPWPQGRTNHYWFDLNRDWVWNVHPEMEGLTGVYQEFMPQVHADYHEQGYNDHYFTMPGTTPRNPILPDRYVALADTFGRANVEAFDQNQVAYFTREAFDFFYPSYGSSYPSVMGGIGMLTEQAGIGAGRAVENNDGYTLTFRQRVHDHYATSLATIEASVENRRSLLQYDLNAHSQASNSIETAAYVFPDDQGTGYLYDVLDMLRHHGIDVERTTEASRLDNALDYRTGERTDRRVDAGAYVVPTDQPRHLFVNTLLQRQVAFQDSVMYDMSTWSAPLAYNLEAYSTRESVEAGTESVETAPTPEARVTNSDAQYAFVVEWNQRHAPRALSALWDAGYRVRAAHEPFGTGARSFGAGSLVVLLGRNPDHDNPAADMRRIASEAGVEIVGLDTGRMAEGPDLGSADNAPVKPPEVGMLVDQPFSTYTSGQIWYLFDQETELPVTRIRASNLEESATGGGRYARYGKASLDELDVLILPGGYGIDAVFDSARVEDLREWVRDGGTLVGTEESARFLTADASGLTGVEAMPDTTNSPVGPYTSYAARDDSSGLDYVPGAALTGRLDATHPLTYGIGDAVYTLKYGVSGLEPSPDLQTAGHYGRDAEDLLVSGYASQENLKQMAGKSFAGTVEMGEGRVVLLVDNTQYRMFWRGPSRMMQNAVMLVPGLVD